One segment of Desulfolucanica intricata DNA contains the following:
- a CDS encoding dipicolinate synthase subunit B — MQLKGVKVGIALTGSHCCLSEVLPHIQNLVNEGAQVTPIISTVVDETNTRFGTASNWKENLKQITKSEIISTIVGAEPVGPQKLFDILVVAPCTGNTLAKLANAITDGPVLMAIKAHLRNQKPVVLGISTNDGLSMNAKNLGLLLNTKNIYVVPFGQDDPVKKPNSLKAKWGLIPDTILKALEGKQIQPMLVVY, encoded by the coding sequence ATGCAATTAAAAGGTGTTAAAGTTGGTATTGCTTTAACAGGATCACACTGCTGTTTGTCAGAGGTACTGCCTCATATTCAAAATTTGGTTAATGAAGGAGCACAGGTTACTCCTATTATCAGTACAGTTGTTGACGAAACAAATACCAGGTTTGGAACAGCAAGCAACTGGAAGGAAAACTTAAAGCAGATTACCAAAAGTGAAATAATCTCTACTATTGTTGGTGCTGAGCCGGTAGGACCACAAAAGCTTTTTGATATTTTAGTAGTAGCACCATGTACAGGTAATACACTGGCTAAATTAGCCAATGCTATCACCGACGGTCCCGTTTTAATGGCTATTAAAGCTCATTTACGAAATCAAAAACCGGTTGTTCTGGGTATCTCAACAAATGACGGGCTGAGCATGAATGCTAAAAACTTAGGTTTATTATTAAATACCAAAAATATTTACGTAGTTCCTTTCGGACAGGATGATCCGGTCAAAAAACCTAATTCTTTGAAAGCCAAATGGGGCTTAATTCCTGATACTATTCTTAAGGCATTGGAAGGAAAGCAAATACAGCCTATGTTAGTAGTTTACTGA
- a CDS encoding aspartate-semialdehyde dehydrogenase, whose translation MQEYNVVIVGATGAVGQEILKVLDERNFPIKQLKLCATSRSAGKQINFRGKDYTVEETTEESFNEMDIALFAGGAASLQFGPAAVKKGAVVIDNSSNYRMDPQVPLVVPEVNPEDVKKHKGIIANPNCSTIQMVVALKPIHDAAKIKRVVVATYQAVSGAGIEAIDELTQQTRMVLEGGDCLSKVFPYQIAFNLIPHIDVFMDMDYTKEEWKMVRETQKILHDQEMAITATTVRVPIYRSHSEVINIETEKKLTSEEAKKLFAAAPGVIVMDNPAEKTYPMPYYCSNKDEVFIGRIREDNSIANGLNIWVVADQLRKGAATNAVQIAELVIKYGCLIEAR comes from the coding sequence TTGCAAGAATATAACGTAGTTATTGTCGGAGCAACCGGTGCGGTGGGGCAAGAAATTCTTAAAGTCTTAGATGAGAGAAATTTTCCAATAAAACAGTTAAAACTATGTGCGACCTCAAGGTCGGCAGGGAAGCAAATAAATTTTCGTGGAAAAGATTATACTGTGGAAGAAACCACAGAAGAGTCTTTTAATGAAATGGATATCGCTCTTTTTGCCGGTGGTGCGGCAAGCCTGCAATTTGGTCCGGCAGCGGTAAAGAAAGGCGCTGTAGTTATTGATAACAGCAGTAATTACCGGATGGATCCCCAAGTTCCCCTGGTGGTTCCCGAGGTGAACCCGGAAGATGTAAAGAAACATAAGGGTATTATTGCCAATCCAAACTGTTCTACAATACAAATGGTAGTTGCTTTAAAGCCAATTCATGATGCAGCTAAAATTAAACGAGTTGTTGTAGCTACTTATCAAGCAGTTTCCGGAGCGGGAATTGAAGCTATTGATGAACTTACTCAGCAGACCAGGATGGTGCTTGAGGGAGGGGACTGCCTGTCAAAGGTATTTCCTTATCAAATAGCATTCAATTTAATCCCGCATATTGATGTTTTTATGGATATGGACTATACCAAGGAAGAATGGAAAATGGTAAGAGAAACCCAAAAAATTCTGCATGACCAGGAAATGGCGATTACCGCCACCACTGTACGGGTACCTATTTATCGCAGTCATTCTGAAGTTATAAATATTGAAACTGAGAAAAAATTAACTTCAGAAGAAGCTAAGAAGTTATTTGCTGCAGCACCCGGAGTAATTGTTATGGATAATCCAGCCGAAAAAACTTACCCGATGCCGTATTATTGCTCTAATAAAGATGAGGTGTTTATAGGTCGAATTCGCGAAGACAATTCGATTGCCAATGGTCTGAATATTTGGGTGGTTGCTGACCAATTGCGTAAAGGCGCCGCAACAAATGCGGTGCAAATTGCTGAGCTGGTTATAAAGTACGGGTGTTTAATTGAGGCTAGATGA